Proteins encoded by one window of Primulina huaijiensis isolate GDHJ02 chromosome 1, ASM1229523v2, whole genome shotgun sequence:
- the LOC140956962 gene encoding protein LIGHT-DEPENDENT SHORT HYPOCOTYLS 5-like, giving the protein MDSASGTGGTGPTGSTGGEGPSSTATTIEGGGAEGSTAAPSPPPSRYVAQKRRDWNTFLQYLNNHKPPLTLGRCSGAHVIEFMKYLDQFGKTKVHVTSCPCFGQPNPSAPCACQLKQAWGSLDALIGRLRAAYEENGGKPESNPFGAKAVRIYLREVRESQAKARGIPYEKKKRKRPSTTIADAGSSLGASGGDGEDGGDAC; this is encoded by the coding sequence ATGGATTCGGCGTCTGGGACGGGAGGAACTGGCCCAACTGGTAGTACAGGGGGAGAAGGTCCATCGTCCACGGCAACAACAATTGAAGGCGGCGGCGCTGAGGGGTCAACGGCTGCTCCGTCGCCGCCACCGAGCCGCTACGTGGCGCAGAAGCGCCGAGATTGGAATACCTTCTTGCAATACTTGAATAACCACAAGCCGCCGCTTACGCTGGGCCGATGCAGTGGAGCTCACGTCATCGAGTTCATGAAGTACTTGGATCAGTTCGGAAAGACAAAAGTGCATGTGACAAGCTGCCCGTGCTTCGGTCAGCCGAACCCTTCGGCGCCATGCGCCTGCCAGCTGAAGCAGGCGTGGGGTAGCTTGGATGCCCTAATCGGACGGCTTAGAGCGGCCTATGAAGAGAACGGCGGAAAGCCGGAGTCAAACCCTTTTGGAGCGAAAGCTGTGCGGATATATCTTCGAGAAGTCAGAGAAAGTCAAGCGAAAGCTAGAGGAATACCCTATGAGAAGAAGAAGCGGAAAAGACCCTCCACAACGATAGCTGATGCCGGGAGTAGTCTCGGCGCCAGCGGAGGAGACGGTGAGGACGGCGGCGACGCCTGTTGA